Proteins from one candidate division KSB1 bacterium genomic window:
- a CDS encoding slipin family protein — translation MSPVLTVVVVLAVIILASAIRVLREYERGVVFRLGRLIETKGPGIILLIPIIDRMVKVSLRTIAMDVPPQDIITRDNVSVKVNAVLYFRVLDPAKAIVEVEEYLFATSQLSQTTLRSILGQSDLDDLLAERDRINQELQQIIDSQTDPWGIKVSLVEVKHVDLPTEMQRAMARQAEAERNRRAKVIHAEGELQASKTLAKAAQNMAVNPQALQLRYLQTLNEIAAENNSTTIFPVPIDLLRPFLKLKKGETEEE, via the coding sequence ATGTCACCTGTATTAACTGTTGTTGTCGTTCTTGCTGTCATTATACTCGCCAGTGCCATCCGGGTGCTGCGCGAATATGAGCGTGGTGTTGTATTTCGACTGGGCCGACTGATCGAAACAAAGGGACCCGGTATCATTTTGCTCATCCCGATCATCGATCGTATGGTTAAAGTGTCTCTGCGAACCATTGCCATGGATGTGCCGCCCCAGGATATCATCACCCGGGATAACGTATCCGTCAAGGTCAATGCCGTGTTGTATTTCCGCGTTCTGGACCCGGCCAAAGCGATCGTCGAAGTGGAAGAATACCTGTTTGCCACCTCGCAGCTGTCGCAAACCACCTTGCGCAGCATTCTGGGCCAGTCCGATCTGGACGATCTGCTGGCGGAACGCGACCGTATTAATCAGGAGCTGCAGCAGATTATTGATTCCCAGACAGATCCCTGGGGTATCAAGGTGTCGCTGGTCGAGGTCAAGCACGTGGATTTGCCCACTGAAATGCAGCGCGCTATGGCGCGTCAGGCGGAAGCTGAGCGTAATCGCCGCGCCAAGGTCATCCATGCCGAAGGTGAACTGCAGGCATCCAAAACTTTGGCCAAAGCCGCGCAAAACATGGCGGTCAATCCCCAGGCTCTGCAGCTGCGTTATTTGCAGACCCTGAATGAAATCGCCGCGGAAAACAATTCCACCACCATTTTCCCGGTGCCTATCGATCTGCTGAGACCGTTTTTGAAATTGAAAAAAGGTGAAACAGAAGAAGAATAA
- a CDS encoding RNA polymerase sigma-70 factor, which yields MKNFERLYKQHIQDLVKFSFYYVRDLDTAQDVVQEVFLKVWDKKPTLKSVEHEKAYLYKLTKNACLMILRKKQVRQKYQPTKGESISDSPESDFISKEIDDAYKTAVLELPEKCRIIFSMSRFDHLSHKEIAKTLGISVKTVETQIGRAFVFLRKRLSSFLTLLF from the coding sequence ATGAAGAATTTTGAGCGACTCTATAAACAGCATATTCAAGATCTTGTAAAATTTTCTTTTTACTATGTTCGCGATTTAGACACCGCTCAGGATGTTGTTCAGGAAGTTTTCCTTAAAGTCTGGGATAAAAAACCTACTTTGAAAAGTGTTGAGCATGAAAAAGCCTACCTATATAAACTGACAAAGAATGCTTGTTTGATGATTTTAAGAAAAAAACAAGTGAGGCAAAAATATCAGCCGACTAAAGGGGAAAGCATATCGGATTCACCGGAATCGGATTTTATCAGCAAAGAGATTGATGATGCATATAAAACGGCTGTTTTAGAGTTGCCGGAAAAATGCAGGATTATATTTTCTATGAGCCGCTTTGATCACCTTTCTCATAAAGAGATTGCTAAAACGCTCGGCATCTCGGTAAAAACAGTCGAAACGCAAATCGGCCGGGCTTTTGTGTTCTTGAGAAAACGGCTCTCCTCTTTCCTCACATTGCTATTTTAG
- a CDS encoding FecR domain-containing protein codes for MREKKRLQFIARYLSGKKSKRFSKFARKVESDTEFFKELSQMKSIWDYDVNLVEPKPAEEMWQDFQKRLRYEKNPTRRAVSQYAKRRRISRYSFAYAFAIIVLLLLPLSIFVYNNVETTEQTVQYSEIRVPHGQRHTLQLSDGTRIILDSGSYLRYPSTFSNKRVVYLKGEAFFEVTRNPRKPFIVHANKARVQVLGTKFNIRAWEPSHKVEVAVKEGLVSLQRADSTDAKMVYIEKNQISILEDQNPPIEPMSTDISHHLGWMQNEIRFESASIGQVFEQLQRWYEYNFVISDSSILQQKVTVHILNTNVEDVLQIMGRLTGSCIEREGNQIRFIEK; via the coding sequence GTGAGGGAAAAGAAACGGCTTCAATTCATTGCTCGTTATTTAAGTGGTAAAAAAAGTAAACGATTCAGCAAATTTGCCCGTAAAGTTGAGTCCGATACTGAATTTTTTAAAGAATTATCCCAGATGAAATCGATATGGGATTATGATGTTAATCTGGTCGAACCAAAACCTGCTGAGGAGATGTGGCAGGATTTTCAAAAACGACTGCGTTATGAAAAGAATCCTACCAGGCGTGCGGTTTCTCAATATGCAAAGCGTCGGCGCATTTCACGTTATTCTTTTGCATATGCATTTGCTATTATCGTGCTGCTTTTACTGCCGCTGTCAATTTTTGTTTATAATAATGTAGAAACAACAGAACAGACCGTTCAGTATTCGGAAATAAGAGTGCCACATGGGCAGCGGCATACATTGCAGTTGAGTGACGGAACGAGAATTATATTAGACTCTGGCAGTTATCTTCGTTATCCGTCCACATTCTCGAACAAACGCGTGGTTTATCTGAAAGGTGAAGCTTTTTTTGAGGTGACAAGAAATCCTCGCAAACCGTTTATTGTGCATGCTAATAAAGCGCGCGTTCAGGTTTTAGGAACAAAATTTAATATTCGGGCCTGGGAACCAAGTCACAAGGTAGAGGTCGCTGTTAAAGAGGGTCTGGTTTCTCTGCAACGAGCCGATTCTACGGATGCCAAGATGGTCTATATTGAAAAGAACCAAATCAGTATTCTTGAGGATCAAAATCCACCGATAGAGCCCATGAGTACGGATATAAGCCATCATCTGGGTTGGATGCAGAACGAAATTCGATTTGAATCAGCTTCTATAGGTCAGGTTTTTGAACAGTTGCAGCGCTGGTATGAGTATAATTTTGTTATTTCTGATTCCAGCATTTTGCAACAAAAGGTGACAGTGCATATTTTGAATACCAATGTGGAAGATGTATTGCAAATAATGGGTAGACTTACGGGCAGTTGTATTGAACGAGAAGGAAATCAAATTCGCTTTATTGAGAAATAA
- a CDS encoding TonB-dependent receptor — protein MMLKRNMLFLFIVILAMQVFAEKKEKVSYAMLNDLYGKNIPHNFLNKITFHANKTPLEEVLSDFSTMAGLNLNYNRAEIPLDQPITLHMEEVYAVEALFAALSMTNTRLFISDGGQLVIEAGSPGGSKSSAAREKKKTGTIRGKVIEKATDSPLPGANVILEGTSIGAATDLKGEYLISNVPEGNYTLVVKYIGYNDGKNTIFVNHDKTVQYDAEMERATVKGEEITITAQAEGQLAAINQQLASRTIKNVVAADRIQEIPDANAAESIGRLPGISIVRSGGEGQKVSIRGMSPRYNVMMVNGVRLRSTDRDDRSVDLNMISSNMLSGIEVTKALTANMDADAVGGTVNLRLTGAEPGWHGNITMQGGYGSIQNNYDNYKTNASLSNRFFDDKLGVVLTANVERIDRSSDMLRAGYGVNEESDKDEKGLSNIDLSSVKLRDVATKRKRHGAGLILDYRLPAGELLYHGFASQLSEHQMDMSNSLPVDMERLTGYMIERNIKNTVMSQALQGNYRIGQIKLDFSLHQSISRQNRPGDLQLNIGSPDEPSIFSALSIEDAFKATPNRYLNSVTVNNNVLAVSELFNMKRDVVESERMAQGNLAIPYQFSKNVTGKLRLGFKYGNTERDNDETHDVVAFETGSNGKEFTRMLPELWPELGVEAKDYEQNLRAGLFENPGYDEGNFLSGNESVNSLFWTGSFGKLNHLDQLAKDEDVYVIDGLASTARRYDMTETLTAFYISTALNLGRRITFQPGVRYESFETDYLAYKGIQTGWRVWNYFSEPVTSTRKSDQWFPQIHLRVKPAEWFDIRLASTRSLIRPDYRAYSPYSYYAGVSAQPSLQIGNINIKPSISNNLDLYVSVYNNAIGLFTAGGFYKEIDNIITPLRFHSSDNDDIDNQYELGGIMTVIDTWINVNEKPTIVRGFELDWQTNFWYLPSIFKGMVLNVNYTRLFSETIYPYDVFYKDPDNIFARGVFVDSSRTGRMPHQPNDVLNLTVGYDLGGLSARLSFLFQGQMLGKGGSGETAGNIRGSSSRMGNVAIGIRPELDPYTDDYYRWDLTVQQKLPWPGFQLYFNANNLSNSIDQQSLSILGKLKAREYYGRTFDLGFRYRF, from the coding sequence ATGATGTTAAAACGGAATATGCTTTTTCTATTCATAGTCATTCTGGCCATGCAGGTTTTTGCAGAAAAGAAAGAAAAAGTGTCTTATGCGATGTTAAATGATCTCTATGGTAAAAACATACCACATAATTTTTTAAATAAAATTACTTTTCATGCAAACAAAACCCCACTTGAAGAAGTGTTGTCAGATTTTTCAACAATGGCTGGTTTGAATTTAAATTACAATCGAGCCGAGATTCCGCTCGATCAACCCATCACGCTTCACATGGAAGAGGTCTATGCTGTTGAGGCACTGTTTGCTGCCTTGTCCATGACGAATACCAGATTATTCATTTCAGATGGTGGGCAACTTGTTATTGAAGCGGGAAGTCCCGGCGGAAGTAAAAGCAGTGCCGCCAGGGAGAAGAAAAAAACCGGCACAATAAGAGGCAAAGTTATTGAAAAAGCCACAGATTCACCGTTACCTGGCGCAAATGTCATTCTTGAGGGTACCAGTATAGGGGCAGCCACGGATTTAAAAGGTGAATATTTAATTTCAAACGTGCCAGAGGGAAATTACACACTCGTTGTAAAATACATTGGGTACAATGATGGCAAAAACACCATTTTTGTGAATCATGATAAGACAGTTCAATATGATGCTGAAATGGAAAGGGCCACTGTAAAGGGCGAAGAAATTACCATTACAGCCCAGGCCGAAGGACAATTAGCAGCCATCAACCAGCAGTTAGCCTCCAGGACTATAAAAAATGTTGTCGCGGCAGACCGTATTCAAGAGATTCCGGATGCCAATGCCGCTGAATCCATTGGGCGGTTGCCCGGTATATCGATCGTTCGAAGCGGTGGTGAGGGTCAAAAAGTGTCAATCCGCGGAATGTCTCCAAGATATAACGTGATGATGGTTAATGGTGTTCGATTGCGCTCTACAGATCGGGATGATCGCAGTGTAGATTTAAATATGATTTCTTCCAATATGCTGTCAGGAATTGAGGTCACAAAAGCATTGACGGCAAATATGGACGCTGATGCTGTTGGCGGAACGGTGAATCTGAGACTCACAGGAGCAGAGCCCGGCTGGCATGGGAATATCACGATGCAGGGGGGCTATGGGTCTATTCAGAATAATTATGATAATTACAAGACTAACGCTTCCTTGAGCAATCGATTTTTCGATGACAAGCTTGGTGTTGTTTTGACTGCCAATGTAGAACGTATAGACAGAAGTTCCGATATGTTAAGAGCGGGTTACGGCGTTAATGAAGAATCTGATAAGGATGAAAAAGGGTTGTCAAACATCGATTTAAGCAGTGTCAAACTCAGAGATGTGGCCACGAAAAGAAAACGGCATGGGGCCGGTTTGATTCTTGACTATCGTTTACCGGCCGGAGAACTCTTGTATCATGGATTTGCGAGTCAGCTTTCTGAACATCAAATGGATATGTCGAATTCTTTGCCTGTCGATATGGAGCGGCTTACAGGTTATATGATTGAACGTAATATTAAAAATACTGTCATGAGTCAGGCGCTTCAAGGTAATTATCGTATCGGTCAAATAAAGCTGGATTTTTCTCTGCATCAATCAATCTCTAGACAGAATCGACCCGGTGATCTGCAGCTTAATATAGGTTCACCCGATGAACCCAGTATATTTAGTGCATTATCCATTGAAGATGCGTTCAAAGCCACGCCGAACAGGTATTTAAATTCCGTCACGGTCAATAATAATGTGTTGGCGGTTAGTGAACTGTTTAATATGAAACGTGATGTTGTCGAATCGGAACGCATGGCGCAAGGTAATTTGGCCATTCCGTATCAATTCAGCAAAAATGTGACGGGAAAGCTTCGGCTCGGTTTCAAGTACGGGAACACCGAGCGCGATAATGATGAGACGCATGATGTTGTGGCCTTTGAGACAGGGTCGAATGGAAAAGAGTTTACACGAATGCTGCCTGAACTATGGCCTGAATTGGGTGTTGAAGCAAAAGATTATGAACAAAACCTGCGTGCCGGTTTATTTGAAAATCCCGGTTATGATGAAGGTAATTTTCTCAGTGGTAATGAATCTGTGAATTCTCTTTTCTGGACCGGCTCTTTCGGAAAGTTGAATCATTTGGATCAGCTCGCGAAAGATGAGGATGTTTATGTGATTGATGGGCTGGCATCAACTGCACGCAGATATGACATGACCGAGACCTTGACGGCATTTTATATAAGCACGGCATTAAATCTTGGCAGGCGAATTACGTTTCAACCGGGTGTTCGATATGAATCTTTTGAAACTGACTATCTGGCGTATAAAGGAATTCAGACCGGTTGGCGTGTCTGGAATTATTTTTCCGAGCCGGTCACTTCTACCCGCAAAAGTGATCAATGGTTTCCTCAAATACATTTAAGAGTCAAACCTGCAGAATGGTTTGATATTCGCCTGGCAAGTACACGCTCCCTGATTCGCCCTGATTACAGAGCTTATTCTCCCTATAGTTATTATGCCGGCGTTTCCGCGCAACCGTCTCTGCAAATTGGAAATATTAATATAAAACCTTCTATCTCCAATAATCTGGATTTGTATGTTTCCGTTTATAATAATGCCATTGGACTTTTTACGGCAGGTGGATTTTATAAAGAAATAGATAATATTATCACTCCATTGCGTTTTCATTCATCAGATAACGATGATATCGATAATCAATACGAATTGGGCGGAATCATGACCGTGATTGATACCTGGATCAATGTAAACGAGAAACCAACCATTGTACGCGGTTTTGAGCTGGATTGGCAAACCAATTTCTGGTATCTCCCATCGATATTTAAAGGGATGGTGCTGAATGTGAATTACACAAGACTTTTCAGTGAGACTATCTATCCTTATGATGTGTTTTACAAAGATCCAGACAATATTTTTGCCCGCGGCGTGTTTGTAGACTCGTCCAGAACCGGCCGCATGCCACATCAACCCAATGATGTGCTGAATCTGACAGTGGGGTATGATTTGGGCGGATTATCTGCTCGACTTTCCTTTCTCTTTCAGGGACAAATGCTGGGTAAAGGCGGATCCGGAGAAACCGCCGGTAATATACGAGGCAGTTCCAGCCGAATGGGAAACGTGGCAATCGGCATTCGCCCGGAATTGGATCCCTACACAGATGACTATTATCGCTGGGATTTGACAGTTCAGCAAAAATTACCGTGGCCTGGATTTCAGCTATATTTTAACGCAAACAATTTATCTAATAGCATCGATCAGCAATCACTCAGTATTCTTGGAA